One segment of Streptomyces sp. NBC_00576 DNA contains the following:
- a CDS encoding flavoprotein — protein sequence MTETPAQTPKLFLYVIVCAAGIASEVSKLITAAQERDWEVGVIATPLAMGFFDTDAVETQTGRPIRSAWRRPGDPRPFPAPDAVLVAPATFNTLNKWAAGIADTLALGTLCEVYGLGVPIAVLPCVGDALAAHPAYRASLERLRGMGVRFGDPYAGEAQEGGGRPEFGWERGLELLAAR from the coding sequence ATGACCGAGACGCCCGCACAGACCCCAAAACTCTTTCTCTACGTCATCGTCTGCGCAGCCGGAATCGCCTCCGAGGTCAGCAAGTTGATCACCGCAGCGCAGGAACGGGACTGGGAGGTCGGGGTCATCGCGACGCCCCTCGCCATGGGGTTCTTCGACACGGACGCCGTCGAGACACAGACCGGGCGCCCGATCCGGTCCGCCTGGCGCAGGCCCGGTGATCCGCGGCCCTTTCCGGCGCCCGACGCCGTGCTTGTCGCGCCGGCCACCTTCAACACCCTCAACAAATGGGCGGCCGGCATCGCCGACACCCTCGCCCTGGGCACGCTGTGCGAGGTGTACGGGCTCGGCGTGCCGATCGCGGTACTGCCGTGCGTGGGCGACGCGTTGGCCGCCCATCCCGCGTACCGGGCGAGTCTGGAACGGCTGCGCGGGATGGGGGTGCGGTTCGGCGATCCGTACGCCGGAGAGGCCCAGGAGGGCGGCGGGCGACCGGAGTTCGGGTGGGAGCGGGGGCTGGAGCTGCTCGCCGCACGGTGA
- a CDS encoding nuclear transport factor 2 family protein yields MTSAATTTRAVVEDLLTRIGEGDPERIADLYAAETDWRLNWPQDEHGRAATPWIRHRTTRADAAAHFRELGAHHVPGEAATEIERVLVDGEDAVVLGEIRQTARATGRPYRARFALHLTVRDGLVVRHHVYEDSLAVARAFVTSATKSSAPPAP; encoded by the coding sequence ATGACATCCGCAGCCACCACCACCCGTGCCGTCGTGGAGGACCTGCTGACCCGGATCGGCGAGGGCGACCCGGAGCGGATCGCGGACCTGTACGCGGCGGAGACCGACTGGCGGCTGAACTGGCCGCAGGACGAGCACGGCCGCGCCGCCACACCGTGGATCCGCCACCGCACCACCCGCGCCGACGCCGCCGCACACTTCCGTGAGCTGGGTGCCCACCATGTCCCCGGCGAGGCCGCCACCGAGATCGAACGGGTGCTCGTCGACGGCGAGGACGCGGTGGTACTGGGCGAGATCCGGCAGACGGCCAGGGCCACCGGGCGCCCCTACCGCGCCCGGTTCGCCCTGCACCTGACCGTGCGGGACGGTCTGGTCGTACGCCACCACGTGTACGAGGACAGCCTCGCCGTCGCCCGCGCCTTCGTCACGTCGGCGACAAAGTCATCCGCACCGCCAGCGCCATGA
- a CDS encoding nitroreductase family deazaflavin-dependent oxidoreductase produces the protein MPLEGEYEASPTQWVREQVELYERSGGTEGTTLMDTGMPVVLLTTRGARSGKIRRTPLMRVEHDGVYAVVASMGGAPKHPVWYYNVNADPQVDLQDGPVRQDMVAREVTGEEKSVWWERAVAAYPPYAEYQEKTDREIPVFVLETADGN, from the coding sequence ATGCCTCTTGAGGGCGAGTACGAAGCCAGTCCGACGCAGTGGGTGCGTGAGCAGGTCGAGTTGTACGAGCGCTCGGGCGGCACCGAGGGAACGACCCTGATGGACACCGGCATGCCGGTCGTGCTGCTCACCACCCGGGGCGCCCGCAGCGGCAAGATCCGTAGGACTCCGCTCATGCGGGTGGAGCACGACGGTGTGTACGCGGTGGTCGCCTCGATGGGCGGCGCCCCCAAGCATCCGGTCTGGTACTACAACGTCAACGCCGATCCGCAGGTCGACCTCCAGGACGGGCCGGTGCGCCAGGACATGGTCGCCCGTGAGGTCACCGGTGAGGAGAAGTCCGTGTGGTGGGAGCGGGCCGTCGCCGCGTATCCCCCGTACGCCGAATACCAGGAGAAGACCGACCGCGAGATCCCGGTGTTCGTCCTCGAAACGGCCGACGGGAACTGA
- a CDS encoding phytanoyl-CoA dioxygenase family protein, whose amino-acid sequence MTVTGIGAAGASILPEEERRRFEEDGFTVVRGLFGYEEIAALRAEFEELHAAGPVPGHFEPRSSGQDGRPADPLDAYPRVMQPHEFHEPSLGWLLDPRLRAVLETLLGEEVLAAQSMFYFKPPGARGQALHQDNFYLRVEPGTCVAAWIACEAIDRDNGGLEVVPGTHRMGLFCPEEADAGVSFAREYVPPPPGLATVPVDMAAGDVLFFNGSLVHGSQPNRSADRFRRSFIGHYVGRSAESIGHFYRTISMSGDRVRLRESEGAGPCGTEFGSVSGPH is encoded by the coding sequence ATGACAGTCACAGGCATCGGTGCCGCAGGCGCCTCCATCCTGCCGGAAGAGGAGCGCCGACGGTTCGAGGAGGACGGATTCACCGTCGTACGGGGACTTTTCGGGTACGAGGAGATCGCCGCGCTCCGCGCCGAGTTCGAGGAGCTGCACGCGGCCGGTCCGGTGCCGGGGCATTTCGAGCCGCGCTCGTCGGGGCAGGACGGGCGCCCGGCCGACCCGTTGGACGCGTATCCGCGCGTCATGCAGCCGCACGAGTTCCACGAGCCGTCGCTCGGCTGGCTCCTCGACCCCCGGCTGCGCGCCGTCCTGGAGACGCTGCTCGGCGAGGAGGTCCTGGCCGCGCAGAGCATGTTCTATTTCAAGCCGCCGGGCGCCCGGGGCCAGGCGCTGCACCAGGACAACTTCTATCTGCGGGTCGAGCCGGGCACGTGTGTGGCCGCGTGGATCGCCTGCGAGGCGATCGACCGGGACAACGGCGGTCTGGAGGTCGTGCCGGGCACGCACCGCATGGGCCTGTTCTGCCCGGAGGAGGCGGACGCCGGTGTCTCCTTCGCCCGGGAGTACGTGCCCCCACCGCCCGGTCTGGCCACGGTGCCGGTCGACATGGCCGCGGGCGACGTCCTGTTCTTCAACGGCAGCCTGGTGCACGGCTCACAGCCCAACCGCAGCGCCGACCGGTTCCGCCGCTCCTTCATCGGGCACTACGTGGGCCGCTCGGCCGAGAGCATCGGCCACTTCTACCGCACGATCTCCATGAGCGGTGACCGGGTCCGGCTGCGCGAGAGCGAGGGCGCGGGGCCGTGCGGTACGGAGTTCGGGTCGGTCTCCGGACCCCACTGA
- a CDS encoding ricin-type beta-trefoil lectin domain protein, which yields MKDAGLSNSPTPTPAYDASDVELSAELKKWTGTTPALHPVGELLDRHWEAAFAYARLCTSGPRPAGMLTTAAFTRLFGESLRQSGPTSAWRPQLLVTVRRLAAEWEGDHRHEMLHPELRSMPGGVNRVAARLLPAPDRRLLSRAFQNLPQSARCLLWHAEVEAEPLEIPAGLLGLSVADAAVELGRARGRLREECLHVHREVVPQEECRRYIRLIDVTCRRRSFDIDPDLAKHLADCKHCRYAADQLNQFNGDLALALAEGVLGWGARAYLESRPGRAAESAIVEVEQAPIIEIATVESLLPVPRVLAQAPPMPTTAPTSALAVRPGSPRSAHKAARRRVRRRNRTLAVATVSALVLVPLVLWSALHQGDEDGPAAGTNPSDSATDGSGTSDDPSWVGTGETTKGALRGRLHNVESGLCIGIAGGKPVKGAETELTSCSSATGQEWSYETDGLLRNVAAPDLCLDSHLGYSVQLAACTGASQPGTKNVRYDFTLQGTLVPRWDQNLALTPADAKGRTPLVLKSRAEDADQHWVFDSSAPSLQMEAVNWDAAAESRPPAVKKSPEPSNTPTPTPTPAQPTPTPSAAQPTPSASYPTNAPCYYGSPYCAGNGQYGNGSNYGGGYANPYGNPYGNPYGYGPYGGWGGR from the coding sequence GTGAAAGACGCAGGCCTGTCGAATTCCCCAACCCCAACTCCCGCGTACGACGCTTCGGATGTCGAACTCAGCGCGGAGTTGAAGAAGTGGACGGGGACGACGCCCGCGCTCCATCCTGTCGGTGAACTGCTCGACCGGCACTGGGAAGCAGCCTTCGCCTATGCGCGTCTGTGCACCAGCGGCCCGCGCCCGGCCGGAATGCTCACCACTGCCGCGTTCACACGCCTCTTCGGGGAATCCCTGCGACAGAGCGGCCCCACCTCCGCGTGGCGGCCCCAACTCCTGGTCACCGTGCGCCGTCTGGCAGCGGAGTGGGAGGGCGACCACCGTCACGAAATGCTCCACCCCGAGCTGCGTTCCATGCCCGGTGGCGTAAACCGCGTCGCCGCCCGGCTGCTGCCCGCGCCCGACCGGCGGCTGCTCTCCAGGGCCTTCCAGAACCTCCCGCAGTCCGCGCGCTGCCTGCTCTGGCACGCCGAGGTCGAGGCCGAACCGCTGGAGATACCCGCCGGCCTGCTGGGCCTGAGCGTGGCGGACGCCGCCGTGGAACTCGGCCGGGCCCGCGGCCGCCTGCGCGAGGAATGCCTGCACGTCCACCGCGAGGTCGTGCCCCAGGAGGAGTGCCGCCGCTACATCCGGCTGATCGACGTCACCTGCCGGCGCCGCAGCTTCGACATCGACCCCGATCTCGCCAAGCACCTCGCCGACTGCAAGCACTGCCGGTACGCCGCCGACCAGCTGAACCAGTTCAACGGCGACCTCGCCCTGGCGCTGGCCGAGGGCGTGCTCGGCTGGGGCGCGCGCGCCTATCTGGAGTCCCGTCCGGGACGCGCCGCGGAGAGCGCCATCGTGGAGGTCGAACAGGCCCCGATCATCGAGATCGCCACGGTCGAGAGCCTGCTCCCGGTGCCGCGTGTCCTGGCCCAGGCCCCGCCCATGCCCACCACCGCACCCACCTCCGCGCTGGCCGTCCGCCCCGGATCCCCGCGCTCCGCGCACAAGGCGGCCCGGCGCCGGGTCCGCCGCCGCAACCGCACCCTCGCTGTCGCGACCGTGAGCGCGCTGGTGCTCGTCCCGCTGGTCCTGTGGTCCGCCCTGCACCAGGGCGACGAGGACGGCCCGGCCGCCGGGACCAACCCCTCGGACAGCGCCACCGACGGCTCCGGCACCTCCGACGACCCCTCCTGGGTCGGCACGGGCGAGACCACGAAGGGCGCCCTGCGCGGCCGACTGCACAACGTCGAGTCCGGACTGTGCATCGGCATCGCAGGCGGCAAGCCCGTCAAGGGCGCGGAGACCGAGCTGACCAGCTGCTCGTCGGCGACCGGCCAGGAGTGGTCGTACGAGACCGACGGTCTGCTGCGCAACGTCGCCGCCCCGGACCTCTGCCTCGACTCCCACCTCGGCTACTCGGTCCAGCTCGCCGCGTGCACCGGCGCGTCCCAGCCCGGCACCAAGAACGTGCGCTACGACTTCACCCTCCAGGGCACCCTGGTCCCGCGCTGGGACCAGAACCTGGCGCTGACCCCCGCCGACGCCAAGGGCAGGACACCGCTCGTCCTGAAGTCGCGCGCGGAGGACGCCGATCAGCACTGGGTCTTCGACTCCTCGGCGCCCTCCCTCCAGATGGAGGCCGTCAACTGGGACGCGGCGGCCGAGTCGAGACCCCCGGCCGTCAAGAAGAGCCCCGAGCCCTCGAACACCCCGACGCCGACTCCCACGCCGGCCCAGCCGACTCCGACTCCGTCGGCGGCCCAGCCGACGCCCTCCGCCTCGTACCCGACGAACGCGCCCTGCTACTACGGTTCCCCCTACTGCGCCGGGAACGGTCAGTACGGCAACGGCAGCAACTACGGCGGCGGGTACGCAAACCCCTACGGAAACCCCTACGGAAACCCCTACGGATACGGCCCGTACGGCGGTTGGGGAGGCCGCTGA
- a CDS encoding endo alpha-1,4 polygalactosaminidase, with protein sequence MPVEGVPRLKGPGTAAVVLTTVCAALWGLTACDAPPKAKSGAESGSTPSPDTSAEVRLPPLHAGFDYQIGGAYPPPAGVRIVSRDRTAAPAPGLYNICYVNAFQAQPGDEKAWPADLLLRDANGETVVDDDWDEALLDIGTAVKRKRIAARVNEWIDGCADKGFDAVEPDNYDSYTRSDDLLTADDATAFITLLSRHAHARGLAIGQKNTVDLAGLRKKTGLDFAVAEECGEYDECGEYAQAYHDRVVVIEYTDRGLRKALAGFGDRLSIVRRDVGVSTPGSAEYVRRTR encoded by the coding sequence ATGCCTGTCGAGGGTGTACCCCGCCTCAAAGGTCCCGGGACGGCCGCAGTCGTGCTGACGACCGTCTGCGCGGCCCTGTGGGGACTGACCGCCTGCGATGCCCCGCCGAAGGCGAAGAGCGGGGCGGAGTCCGGATCGACGCCCTCGCCGGACACGTCGGCCGAGGTCCGGCTGCCGCCCCTGCACGCCGGTTTCGACTACCAGATCGGCGGCGCCTACCCTCCCCCGGCGGGTGTGCGCATCGTCAGCCGCGACCGTACGGCGGCTCCCGCGCCCGGCCTGTACAACATCTGCTACGTCAACGCCTTCCAGGCGCAGCCCGGCGACGAGAAGGCGTGGCCCGCCGATCTGCTGCTGCGGGACGCGAACGGCGAGACCGTCGTCGACGACGACTGGGACGAGGCACTGCTCGACATCGGTACGGCGGTGAAGCGGAAGCGGATCGCGGCGCGGGTGAACGAGTGGATCGACGGCTGCGCGGACAAGGGCTTCGACGCGGTCGAGCCCGACAACTACGACAGCTACACCCGCTCCGACGACCTCCTCACCGCCGACGACGCCACCGCCTTCATCACCCTCCTCTCCCGTCACGCGCACGCGCGCGGGCTGGCCATCGGCCAGAAGAACACCGTGGACCTGGCCGGGCTCAGGAAGAAGACAGGACTGGACTTCGCGGTCGCGGAGGAGTGCGGCGAGTACGACGAGTGCGGGGAGTACGCGCAGGCGTATCACGACCGGGTGGTCGTGATCGAGTACACCGACAGGGGGCTGCGCAAGGCCCTCGCGGGCTTCGGCGACCGGCTGAGCATCGTCCGCAGGGATGTCGGGGTGTCGACACCGGGCAGCGCCGAGTACGTCCGCAGGACCCGCTGA
- a CDS encoding helix-turn-helix domain-containing protein, whose protein sequence is MPVKADGLPETAASAPPPGLVTVGRYDEGPGYAVNRPQGADSWLFTWTTDGHGLLTQGAAGARAGAGDLIVLGPGVPHRYLVRPGARHWRFWWAHCQARPSWTAWLSPYAVGDGMYVVAPVPAVLHDRMAAAFTRMLSDARWPGSDTRPPGSSSPSASPPVPNGPTAVAHGTAAQELALCSLEEIVLLASAAARPLPERPGVDTRVSRAEALIAADPAAPHTVRSLAEGVALSPSRFAHLFTEQLGRSPMRALREARLRHAARLLEATDLPVERVAVASGFASPFHFNRVFRERHGMPPGAYRAVCRRDPAESAPAIGFAAGSGHRSEGTGQLR, encoded by the coding sequence ATGCCCGTGAAAGCTGACGGATTGCCCGAGACCGCTGCTTCCGCACCGCCGCCCGGGCTGGTGACCGTCGGGCGCTACGACGAGGGCCCCGGTTACGCCGTCAACCGGCCGCAGGGCGCGGACAGCTGGCTGTTCACCTGGACGACGGACGGTCACGGTCTGTTGACCCAGGGCGCCGCCGGGGCGCGGGCCGGCGCCGGGGACCTGATCGTCCTCGGCCCCGGCGTGCCCCACCGCTACCTGGTCCGACCGGGCGCCCGGCACTGGCGGTTCTGGTGGGCGCACTGCCAGGCCCGCCCCTCCTGGACGGCCTGGCTGAGCCCGTACGCCGTCGGCGACGGCATGTATGTCGTCGCCCCCGTTCCAGCCGTCCTGCACGACCGCATGGCGGCGGCTTTCACGCGCATGCTGTCGGACGCCCGCTGGCCGGGCAGCGACACACGACCGCCAGGTTCTTCTTCCCCTTCCGCCTCCCCGCCCGTGCCCAACGGCCCGACAGCTGTCGCACACGGCACCGCCGCCCAGGAGCTCGCCCTCTGTTCCCTGGAGGAAATCGTCCTGCTCGCCTCGGCAGCCGCCCGCCCCCTTCCGGAACGGCCGGGAGTCGATACCCGCGTGAGCCGGGCGGAAGCCCTCATCGCCGCCGACCCCGCCGCCCCGCACACCGTCCGGTCGCTCGCCGAGGGGGTCGCACTCTCGCCCTCGCGGTTCGCGCATCTGTTCACCGAGCAGCTCGGCCGGTCCCCGATGCGGGCGCTTCGTGAGGCCAGGCTGCGGCATGCGGCCCGGCTGCTGGAGGCCACGGACCTGCCGGTGGAACGCGTGGCCGTCGCCTCCGGCTTCGCCAGCCCGTTCCACTTCAACCGGGTGTTCCGCGAGCGTCACGGAATGCCACCGGGCGCGTACCGGGCAGTGTGCAGGCGTGATCCGGCGGAATCCGCGCCTGCTATTGGTTTCGCGGCGGGTTCCGGACACAGAAGTGAAGGAACCGGTCAACTCCGGTGA
- a CDS encoding aldo/keto reductase produces the protein MQYVKLGSTGLDVSRICLGCMSYGLPDRGNHEWTLDEEASRPLIRQALDAGINFFDTANVYSDGTSEEIVGRALADFARRDEIVLATKVHGRMRPGPNGGGLSRKAILSEIDHSLTRLGTDYVDLYQIHRYDSLTPIEETMEALHDVVKAGKARYIGASSMYAWQFSKAQYTAREHGWTRFVSMQNHYNLLYREEEREMLPLCADQGVGVLPWSPLARGRLTRDWDTTTERSETDTFGRTLYPEGDRTIVDAVARIAAERDVPRARVALAWLLHQSPVTAPIVGATKPHHIDDAVAAVDLDLTDKEIEELGQPYTPHPVSGH, from the coding sequence ATGCAGTACGTGAAGCTCGGTTCGACGGGTCTGGACGTGTCGCGGATCTGTCTGGGCTGCATGAGCTACGGCCTTCCCGACCGAGGCAACCACGAGTGGACCCTCGACGAAGAGGCGTCGCGTCCGCTGATACGGCAGGCCCTCGACGCCGGGATCAACTTCTTCGACACGGCGAACGTCTACTCCGACGGCACCAGCGAGGAGATCGTCGGCAGGGCACTCGCCGACTTCGCCCGCCGCGACGAGATCGTGCTCGCCACGAAGGTGCACGGCCGGATGCGGCCCGGGCCCAACGGTGGCGGCCTGTCCCGCAAGGCGATCCTTTCCGAGATCGACCACAGCCTCACCCGACTCGGCACCGACTACGTCGACCTCTACCAGATCCACCGCTACGACTCGCTCACCCCGATCGAGGAGACGATGGAGGCGCTGCACGATGTCGTCAAGGCGGGCAAGGCCCGTTACATCGGGGCGAGTTCGATGTACGCCTGGCAGTTCTCCAAGGCCCAGTACACGGCCCGGGAACACGGCTGGACCCGGTTCGTGTCCATGCAGAACCACTACAACCTCCTCTACCGCGAGGAGGAGCGCGAGATGCTGCCCCTCTGCGCAGACCAGGGCGTCGGCGTCCTGCCGTGGAGCCCGCTGGCCCGCGGCAGGCTCACCCGCGACTGGGACACCACCACCGAGCGCAGCGAAACGGACACCTTCGGCCGCACCCTCTACCCGGAGGGCGACCGCACGATCGTCGACGCGGTCGCCCGCATCGCGGCCGAGCGAGACGTCCCGCGGGCCCGGGTCGCCCTGGCCTGGCTGCTGCACCAGAGCCCGGTGACGGCCCCGATCGTCGGCGCCACCAAGCCGCACCACATCGACGACGCGGTGGCTGCCGTCGACCTCGACCTGACGGACAAGGAGATCGAGGAACTGGGCCAGCCGTACACCCCGCACCCGGTCAGCGGCCACTGA
- a CDS encoding LysE/ArgO family amino acid transporter, whose translation MTAALVAGLLAGYGIAVPVGAVTTYLVSLTARTSLRTGVCAALGIATADGLYALLAALGGTALAGALQPVLVPLRWASALVLAVLAVRGGIGALRQYRDGALSTRADTTPPSPLRAFLMLVGITLLNPTTVIYFAALVLGSRASDAVSPGEQGVFVLAAFLASASWQVLIASGGALLGRVLTGRRGRLVTALVSSAVIMALAVRMTLSPT comes from the coding sequence ATGACGGCCGCGCTCGTCGCGGGGCTTCTCGCGGGGTACGGCATCGCCGTACCCGTCGGAGCCGTCACGACCTATCTCGTCTCCCTCACCGCTCGTACGTCCCTGCGGACCGGTGTCTGCGCGGCGCTCGGTATCGCCACCGCCGACGGGCTCTACGCCCTGCTGGCCGCGCTCGGGGGCACCGCACTGGCCGGTGCCCTGCAGCCGGTACTGGTGCCGCTGCGCTGGGCGTCCGCCCTGGTGCTGGCCGTACTCGCGGTCCGGGGCGGGATCGGCGCCCTGCGGCAGTACCGCGACGGCGCGCTCTCCACTCGCGCCGACACCACACCACCGAGCCCGCTCCGCGCGTTTCTCATGCTGGTCGGCATCACGCTGCTCAACCCCACCACCGTGATCTACTTCGCCGCGCTGGTGCTCGGCAGCCGGGCCTCGGACGCCGTATCGCCCGGGGAACAAGGGGTGTTCGTGCTCGCGGCCTTCCTCGCCTCGGCGAGCTGGCAGGTGCTGATCGCCTCCGGCGGCGCACTGCTCGGCCGCGTGCTGACGGGCCGACGCGGGCGGCTGGTGACGGCGCTCGTGTCCAGCGCGGTGATCATGGCGCTGGCGGTGCGGATGACTTTGTCGCCGACGTGA
- a CDS encoding helix-turn-helix transcriptional regulator has translation MSPSRPGEEWIVGRDRELALLADLVNEVTAESADLPGALPGVLVVTGGPGAGKSVLLDAVGRTALRAGLRVLRCRGCEGESGLPFAGLHQLLRPVLDLAGGLPVRQRAALLGVFGLDPEQAQDTVPDPLLTSLGALTLLSDAASRGPLLLVIDDAHWLDVGTLDVLAFVARRLEGEPVAMVLAARDNAVPPQFARERRQLTIEPLATAAAGRLLDLQPEPPVGRARSRILDQAAGVPLALVELARAVSRDPAAGQDGATDTLPLTDRLEAIFAADLPELPAPTRRLLLLAAAAETAELPVILSAAGDTAAPADWRPAEIAGLVRIDDGRLHFRHPLIRSAVYQSASYAERHAAHTALADILAGDPDRRAWHRAAAVSGVDEKAAQGLEDSADRAQRRGGYAGAAAALERAARLSPDPDVRAKRLVRAATMAMYSGHPRWVGELATHALTLTDDPAVLAEASLRAGWALAVTSRFEDSLGFLLPVAEAAVDTDPALALDALSTATTASYHFGDPSLREKIQRVTDRVPPQGDEASRLWVLAGCDPVRHREQALALLRGTEWTENPPGTPFGAARDRRLSRLVVVGAAAWVLDETAEAVRLLGAALDHLRRSPTAGVNATVAWVLATTLYESGSWTQARSIGDEAYRTAAEAGLEVVAVGAPVLGATILALRGDTEAARAAVQRAVHGIDLPGSRSLRVRTHYALGAAALAEGDHATAYARFRAVYTQDAEPEPVHFQASDYFLADLAAAAVRTGRADEARRIVGATRRRLAAGGVSARLDAVLHRADALLSEGAEAEEHFTAALAGPDGEQWLFERALVRLDYAEWLRRRRRSVEARPQLTAALDTFERVGARPWTERARAELRATGVTPTSTAPRDALAELTPQQLQIARLAAAGLTNREIGERIFLSPRTVGFHLYRVFPKLGITGRAQLRDALPESSGSLDGTPAP, from the coding sequence ATGAGCCCCTCCCGTCCCGGCGAGGAGTGGATCGTCGGCCGTGACCGTGAACTCGCCCTCCTCGCCGACCTGGTGAACGAGGTTACGGCCGAATCCGCCGACCTGCCGGGGGCCCTGCCCGGTGTCCTGGTCGTGACCGGCGGACCGGGCGCGGGCAAGAGCGTGCTGCTCGACGCGGTCGGCCGTACGGCTCTGCGGGCCGGGCTGCGCGTCCTGCGCTGCCGGGGCTGCGAAGGCGAGTCCGGGCTGCCGTTCGCCGGACTGCACCAACTCCTGCGGCCGGTACTGGACCTCGCCGGGGGTCTGCCCGTACGTCAACGGGCCGCGCTGCTCGGTGTGTTCGGGCTGGACCCCGAGCAGGCACAGGACACGGTTCCCGACCCGCTGCTCACCTCGCTCGGCGCCCTCACCCTGCTCTCCGACGCGGCGAGCAGGGGGCCGCTGCTGCTCGTGATCGACGACGCCCACTGGCTCGACGTGGGCACGCTCGACGTCCTCGCCTTTGTCGCCCGGCGCCTCGAAGGGGAGCCGGTCGCGATGGTCCTCGCCGCCCGGGACAACGCCGTACCGCCGCAGTTCGCCCGCGAAAGACGGCAGTTGACCATTGAGCCGCTGGCCACGGCCGCCGCTGGACGTCTCCTCGACCTCCAGCCCGAACCGCCCGTCGGACGCGCCCGCTCCCGCATCCTCGATCAGGCGGCCGGCGTCCCCCTCGCCCTCGTCGAACTCGCCCGCGCGGTCAGCCGTGACCCCGCCGCCGGACAGGACGGGGCCACCGACACACTGCCCCTCACCGACCGCCTGGAGGCGATCTTCGCCGCCGATCTGCCCGAACTCCCCGCCCCCACCCGCCGGTTGCTGCTCCTCGCGGCAGCCGCCGAGACGGCCGAACTGCCCGTCATCCTCTCCGCCGCCGGTGACACGGCGGCCCCCGCCGACTGGCGGCCGGCAGAAATCGCGGGACTCGTCCGCATCGACGACGGCCGGCTCCACTTCCGGCACCCGCTGATCCGCTCCGCCGTCTACCAGTCCGCGAGCTACGCCGAGCGCCACGCGGCCCACACCGCCCTGGCCGACATCCTCGCCGGCGACCCCGACCGGCGTGCCTGGCACCGGGCCGCCGCCGTCTCCGGCGTCGACGAGAAGGCCGCGCAGGGCCTGGAGGACAGCGCGGACCGTGCCCAGCGCCGGGGCGGTTACGCGGGCGCTGCCGCCGCGCTCGAACGGGCGGCCCGGCTCAGCCCCGACCCGGACGTCCGCGCCAAGCGCCTGGTCCGGGCCGCGACCATGGCGATGTACTCCGGACATCCGCGCTGGGTCGGCGAGTTGGCCACCCACGCCCTCACTCTCACCGACGACCCGGCCGTGCTCGCCGAGGCCTCGCTCCGGGCCGGCTGGGCACTCGCCGTGACCAGCCGCTTCGAGGACTCGCTCGGCTTCCTGCTGCCGGTCGCCGAGGCCGCCGTCGACACCGACCCCGCCCTCGCTCTCGACGCCCTGTCGACGGCGACCACCGCCTCCTACCACTTCGGGGACCCCTCGCTCCGCGAGAAGATCCAGCGCGTCACCGACCGCGTCCCGCCCCAAGGCGACGAGGCGAGCCGCCTGTGGGTGCTGGCCGGCTGCGACCCCGTACGCCACCGCGAGCAGGCTCTCGCGCTGCTCAGGGGCACCGAATGGACCGAGAACCCGCCCGGGACCCCGTTCGGGGCCGCCCGGGACCGCAGGCTGTCCCGGCTGGTCGTCGTGGGCGCCGCCGCCTGGGTGCTGGACGAGACCGCCGAGGCCGTCCGTCTGCTCGGCGCCGCCCTGGACCACCTGCGGCGCTCCCCGACGGCCGGCGTCAACGCCACCGTCGCCTGGGTCCTCGCGACCACCCTGTACGAGAGCGGCTCGTGGACCCAGGCCCGCTCGATCGGCGACGAGGCGTACCGCACGGCGGCCGAGGCGGGCCTGGAGGTCGTGGCCGTCGGCGCGCCCGTCCTCGGCGCGACGATCCTCGCCCTGCGCGGCGACACCGAGGCGGCCCGCGCGGCCGTGCAGCGCGCGGTCCACGGCATCGATCTGCCGGGCTCCCGCAGCCTGCGCGTACGGACGCACTACGCGCTCGGCGCCGCCGCCCTCGCGGAGGGTGACCACGCCACCGCCTACGCCCGCTTCCGGGCCGTCTACACCCAGGACGCCGAGCCGGAGCCGGTGCATTTCCAGGCCTCCGACTACTTCCTGGCCGACCTCGCGGCGGCGGCCGTCCGCACCGGCCGCGCCGACGAGGCACGCCGGATCGTCGGTGCGACCCGGCGCCGCCTCGCGGCAGGTGGGGTCTCCGCCAGGCTGGACGCCGTACTGCACCGGGCGGACGCGCTGCTGAGCGAAGGAGCCGAGGCGGAGGAGCACTTCACCGCCGCGCTCGCCGGCCCGGACGGCGAACAGTGGCTGTTCGAGCGGGCGTTGGTCCGCCTCGACTACGCGGAGTGGCTGCGCCGCAGACGCCGCTCGGTGGAGGCCCGCCCGCAGCTCACCGCTGCACTGGACACCTTCGAGCGGGTCGGTGCCCGCCCCTGGACCGAACGCGCCCGCGCCGAACTGCGGGCCACCGGTGTCACCCCCACCAGCACCGCACCGCGCGACGCCCTCGCCGAACTCACCCCGCAGCAGCTCCAGATAGCCCGCCTGGCCGCGGCGGGCCTCACCAACAGGGAGATAGGTGAACGCATCTTCCTCTCGCCCCGCACGGTCGGCTTCCACCTCTACCGCGTCTTCCCCAAACTCGGCATCACCGGCCGTGCCCAACTGCGTGACGCGCTGCCGGAGTCGTCCGGGTCGCTGGACGGGACACCGGCTCCGTGA